In Bos indicus x Bos taurus breed Angus x Brahman F1 hybrid chromosome 23, Bos_hybrid_MaternalHap_v2.0, whole genome shotgun sequence, a single genomic region encodes these proteins:
- the LOC113881179 gene encoding MHC class I polypeptide-related sequence B-like isoform X1, whose amino-acid sequence MHVLHPQHLEQVRTQNLSVKHLMCTCLQKAASSVVPPSPGSHSLLYNMTVLSRDGFVQSRFFAEGYLDHQAFLHYDHKKGRAEPWGRWAEKLAAETWETESTDLNESSKELRKLLAKILSLQEEKGGLHSLQETVGCNIDEDSHPRGFRLLYFNGELLLSCYPEPHGCTLPQSSARTLAMEMELSKHYQAYVQGELCWRLQSYLESWTGFTERTVPPAVNVTHSQDSEGMVHLTCKAFGFFPRNISVVWFRDEEPMSWDAQESGDVLSDGNGTYYTWETVKIPQGEEQWVKCIVEHSGNHSAHLIPLEPIRLQDLDQFQTEPTDHNGLTHPEFQSLCHTPAPSV is encoded by the exons ATGCATGTTCTGCATCCTCAGCACCTGGAGCAGGTCAGGACACAGAACTTGTCTGTTAAACATCTGATGTGCACTTGTCTCCAGAAAGCAGCTTCATCTGTGGTTCCTCCTTCCCCAGGATCCCACAGTCTTTTATACAACATGACTGTGCTTTCCCGGGATGGCTTTGTGCAGTCCAGGTTTTTTGCTGAAGGATACTTGGATCATCAGGCCTTCCTGCACTATGATCACAAAAAAGGCAGGGCAGAGCCCTGGGGACGGTGGGCTGAAAAACTGGCAGCAGAGACGTGGGAGACAGAGTCCACGGACTTGAATGAGAGCTCGAAGGAGCTAAGAAAACTTCTAGCAAAAATCCTGTCcctgcaggaggagaaaggag gcTTACATTCCCTCCAGGAGACCGTGGGCTGTAATATCGATGAAGACAGCCACCCCCGGGGTTTCCGGCTTCTCTACTTCAATGGGGAGCTCCTCCTCTCCTGCTACCCGGAGCCCCACGGATGTACCCTGCCCCAGTCCTCGGCTCGGACCTTGGCCATGGAAATGGAGTTAAGCAAGCATTACCAGGCCTACGTGCAGGGAGAACTTTGTTGGAGACTGCAGAGCTACCTGGAATCCTGGACGGGCTTCACGGAGAGGACAG TGCccccagctgtgaatgtgaccCACAGCCAGGACTCAGAGGGCATGGTCCACCTCACATGCAAGGCTTTTGGCTTCTTTCCCCGCAATATCTCAGTGGTCTGGTTTCGGGATGAGGAACCCATGAGCTGGGACGCCCAGGAGTCTGGGGATGTCCTGTCTGATGGGAATGGGACCTACTACACCTGGGAAACTGTAAAAATTCCCCAAGGAGAGGAACAGTGGGTCAAGTGCATTGTGGAACACAGCGGGAATCACAGTGCACACCTCATACCCTTGG agCCTATTAGACTACAAGACCTGGATCAATTCCAGACGGAACCAACTGATCATAATGGCCTCACACACCCAGAATTTCAGTCCTTGTGTCACACTCCGGCTCCATCAGTTTAA
- the LOC113881179 gene encoding MHC class I polypeptide-related sequence B-like isoform X3: MTVLSRDGFVQSRFFAEGYLDHQAFLHYDHKKGRAEPWGRWAEKLAAETWETESTDLNESSKELRKLLAKILSLQEEKGGLHSLQETVGCNIDEDSHPRGFRLLYFNGELLLSCYPEPHGCTLPQSSARTLAMEMELSKHYQAYVQGELCWRLQSYLESWTGFTERTVPPAVNVTHSQDSEGMVHLTCKAFGFFPRNISVVWFRDEEPMSWDAQESGDVLSDGNGTYYTWETVKIPQGEEQWVKCIVEHSGNHSAHLIPLEPIRLQDLDQFQTEPTDHNGLTHPEFQSLCHTPAPSV, translated from the exons ATGACTGTGCTTTCCCGGGATGGCTTTGTGCAGTCCAGGTTTTTTGCTGAAGGATACTTGGATCATCAGGCCTTCCTGCACTATGATCACAAAAAAGGCAGGGCAGAGCCCTGGGGACGGTGGGCTGAAAAACTGGCAGCAGAGACGTGGGAGACAGAGTCCACGGACTTGAATGAGAGCTCGAAGGAGCTAAGAAAACTTCTAGCAAAAATCCTGTCcctgcaggaggagaaaggag gcTTACATTCCCTCCAGGAGACCGTGGGCTGTAATATCGATGAAGACAGCCACCCCCGGGGTTTCCGGCTTCTCTACTTCAATGGGGAGCTCCTCCTCTCCTGCTACCCGGAGCCCCACGGATGTACCCTGCCCCAGTCCTCGGCTCGGACCTTGGCCATGGAAATGGAGTTAAGCAAGCATTACCAGGCCTACGTGCAGGGAGAACTTTGTTGGAGACTGCAGAGCTACCTGGAATCCTGGACGGGCTTCACGGAGAGGACAG TGCccccagctgtgaatgtgaccCACAGCCAGGACTCAGAGGGCATGGTCCACCTCACATGCAAGGCTTTTGGCTTCTTTCCCCGCAATATCTCAGTGGTCTGGTTTCGGGATGAGGAACCCATGAGCTGGGACGCCCAGGAGTCTGGGGATGTCCTGTCTGATGGGAATGGGACCTACTACACCTGGGAAACTGTAAAAATTCCCCAAGGAGAGGAACAGTGGGTCAAGTGCATTGTGGAACACAGCGGGAATCACAGTGCACACCTCATACCCTTGG agCCTATTAGACTACAAGACCTGGATCAATTCCAGACGGAACCAACTGATCATAATGGCCTCACACACCCAGAATTTCAGTCCTTGTGTCACACTCCGGCTCCATCAGTTTAA
- the LOC113881179 gene encoding MHC class I polypeptide-related sequence B-like isoform X2 yields MGLSRVCLFLAHAAFFVLLGNAAGSHSLLYNMTVLSRDGFVQSRFFAEGYLDHQAFLHYDHKKGRAEPWGRWAEKLAAETWETESTDLNESSKELRKLLAKILSLQEEKGGLHSLQETVGCNIDEDSHPRGFRLLYFNGELLLSCYPEPHGCTLPQSSARTLAMEMELSKHYQAYVQGELCWRLQSYLESWTGFTERTVPPAVNVTHSQDSEGMVHLTCKAFGFFPRNISVVWFRDEEPMSWDAQESGDVLSDGNGTYYTWETVKIPQGEEQWVKCIVEHSGNHSAHLIPLEPIRLQDLDQFQTEPTDHNGLTHPEFQSLCHTPAPSV; encoded by the exons ATGGGGCTCTCTCGTGTATGCCTGTTTCTAGCCCACGCTGCCTTTTTTGTGCTCCTGGGTAACGCCGCCG GATCCCACAGTCTTTTATACAACATGACTGTGCTTTCCCGGGATGGCTTTGTGCAGTCCAGGTTTTTTGCTGAAGGATACTTGGATCATCAGGCCTTCCTGCACTATGATCACAAAAAAGGCAGGGCAGAGCCCTGGGGACGGTGGGCTGAAAAACTGGCAGCAGAGACGTGGGAGACAGAGTCCACGGACTTGAATGAGAGCTCGAAGGAGCTAAGAAAACTTCTAGCAAAAATCCTGTCcctgcaggaggagaaaggag gcTTACATTCCCTCCAGGAGACCGTGGGCTGTAATATCGATGAAGACAGCCACCCCCGGGGTTTCCGGCTTCTCTACTTCAATGGGGAGCTCCTCCTCTCCTGCTACCCGGAGCCCCACGGATGTACCCTGCCCCAGTCCTCGGCTCGGACCTTGGCCATGGAAATGGAGTTAAGCAAGCATTACCAGGCCTACGTGCAGGGAGAACTTTGTTGGAGACTGCAGAGCTACCTGGAATCCTGGACGGGCTTCACGGAGAGGACAG TGCccccagctgtgaatgtgaccCACAGCCAGGACTCAGAGGGCATGGTCCACCTCACATGCAAGGCTTTTGGCTTCTTTCCCCGCAATATCTCAGTGGTCTGGTTTCGGGATGAGGAACCCATGAGCTGGGACGCCCAGGAGTCTGGGGATGTCCTGTCTGATGGGAATGGGACCTACTACACCTGGGAAACTGTAAAAATTCCCCAAGGAGAGGAACAGTGGGTCAAGTGCATTGTGGAACACAGCGGGAATCACAGTGCACACCTCATACCCTTGG agCCTATTAGACTACAAGACCTGGATCAATTCCAGACGGAACCAACTGATCATAATGGCCTCACACACCCAGAATTTCAGTCCTTGTGTCACACTCCGGCTCCATCAGTTTAA